The Microcoleus sp. bin38.metabat.b11b12b14.051 genome segment TTAGTTCTCAATGCCTGGGCTGCGGCATCTGTCAACAGCGCCCTGCAAGGAGTAATTTACAACGGTACTGCCAAGGCAGCCCAACTCGGACGGCCGGCCGCTGGGAAAACTGGTACAACTTCCTCAGAACGGGATATCTGGTTTGTAGGCTACGTGCCGCAGTTGTCAGTGGCTGTTTGGATAGGCAACGACGATTACACACCTATGAGCTACGGTGCGACTGGCGGTACTATTGTTGCCCCAGTTTGGCGCGATTTTATGAGCCAAGCTTTGCAGGGAGTTCCTGAAGAAGATTTCAAACCTGCTTCGTCTTTTGAACGACCTTAGTCCTGCCGTCATTGGTCATTGGTCATTAGTCATTGGTCATTAGTCATTAGTCCTGCCGTCATTAGTCATTGGTCATTAGTTGACAATTACCAATTACTTCCTTCCATCAGATGAAAACTGCCAACTGCCAACTGCCAACTGCCAACTGTCAACTGTCAACTGCCAACTGCCAACTGTCAACTGTCAACTGTTTATGATTGTTTTTCCAGTTCAGATTTCATCCGCTCCAGCGTTGAGTTCATTTGCTCAAACATCTGCTGGGGCGTGATGCCAAATTGATTGAGCTGTGTTTTTAACTGCTCTACGGTCATCTGAGCCATGAAGTCCTCAGACAACTCGAAGCGCTTCATAAAAATACGGTAGCGCTCCATCATTGACTCCATCTGAGCGATGAACATTTTCTTGCCTTCGCGATCGAATTTACCGTAATTGCCACCTAGTTTGATGAGAGATTGATAGTCTTCAAACAACAGCTTGGCTTCTTGCTGAACAATTTCTGAATCAAAAAATCCCATAATTTTCTTACCTAATTTTTTAATATGCAACTAATTTTGAGCGACCCGGGAAATCCCGCTGCTTTTGCTACTATTTTATCAGTTGCCCGAGTAAGTCCCTACCCCTCAAAGCGCAAGAATCAGTAGAAATTTCCGTACAGAAGAGGGGGAGAGGGGGATAGTTGGGGAGAATTGCCCAATTCCCAATTCCCAATGCCCTTCACATTTATCCGTGAAATCCCGTACCTTGTTCGTTGGCCGAGCTTCCATCTTCCATCTTCCTCCTAACTAATGACTAATGACTAATGACTAATGACCTGTTTGACCAATGACCACCCTTATGCTTCGCGGGCGAGGGTAAAATGACCTGTTTGACCAATGACTAATGACCAATGACTTCAAAGTGGCCCGATGCGTTCTAGCGGCCAAAATCTCACCACAGCGCGGCCGATGATATTCTTCTTAGGTAAAAATCCCCACCTGCTGGAGTCGTTGCTATTATTGCGGTTGTCTCCCATGACGAAGTATTGATTTTCCGGCACGACATAGGGCCCCCACTGGTATTTAGGAGGTTCAGCAATATATTTTTCGACGAGGGGTTTGTCGTTGAGATAAACTAAACCTTTTTTAACCGCGACGGTTTGACCCGGTAAGCCAATTACCCGTTTGATAAATGCTTGGTCTTCGGTAAATCCCTGTTCTTGCAACTGTTCCGGCGGCGCAAATACTACGATGTCACCAGTTTTTGGAGGTTCGAGGTAGTAGGAGATTTTTTCGACTACGACGCGATCGCCCACGTGGAGAGTTGGTAGCATAGAATCTGAGGGTATGAAGCGGGGTTCCGCGACCAAAGATCTAATCAGTATTGCTAAACCCAAAGCAATAATCACTATCTGAAGATTTTCTCGCTGCGAATTCCAAGCTTTCTGCCACCATGTTTCAGCCTGCACTTCTGCTACTTCTGTAGCTAAATTCTTTTTTTCGGATGTCATTGAGTCCTCGCTATATAATTGCCACAAATTATCTAATAAGTTGTAAAGACATTCAAATTGTATGTCAAGAAACAATCAGCCCGAAGATTCAATTTAAATGCTCTACAGCTTACCTTTGAAATATATCGCTGTTAATTATTAGACTGGAATTGCAAAAGAATGCAAACTATCTTACAATTATCTGCGTTTATTTGCGTTTGTCTGTGGTTTCCCTATCCATCAAATATTGATGTAATATCATGTCCGGTCGATTAACATAACAAAAACGGTTCGTAGTGCGGACTTTAGTCCGCAACCTAGCCGGACTAAAGTCCGCACTACGAACCAATTAATTTTATCATTATCAATCAACCGTACCCGATATAATAAGTATCCTCCTGATATTAACTCTTGACACTCCCCGACTATCAAGGTACGGGGATTCTTAAGACATTTCTGTCGAAATATCCCTATTGCTAGGGTTCCCAGGCTGACTACGTTTGCACTAAAAAGTGCGTAGTCATATCTCCTAAAAAATGTTTTGGGCGTAGACTTTCCCCCAGTCCGGGGGTAGGTTTTTAAATCTTGTCTGATGTGTTTACTCTACCATATTCATTTGTGAAGATGGATTTTTTATTTTACTTAACAATGACAAAAAGCCGTCCTATAAGGACAGGGTTTTCAACCCAATTTTCTGATAAAAAAGGCAGAGAATTTGAATTCTCTACCTTTTTTATGCGAGGATTTTGAGTTATTTACGATCGCGCAATTTGCGATCTCAAAACTTTAATCGCGATCGCACGCCACTCAATCTTACTCAGCACCTTGGGGAAGCAATTCCCGCTTTTGGCCTTGCAGCACCTTGACAATTCCGTCATCGCCCACATCCACAACGGCGATATCACCGTCTTTGATGCGGCCAGACAGAA includes the following:
- a CDS encoding DUF1825 family protein — protein: MGFFDSEIVQQEAKLLFEDYQSLIKLGGNYGKFDREGKKMFIAQMESMMERYRIFMKRFELSEDFMAQMTVEQLKTQLNQFGITPQQMFEQMNSTLERMKSELEKQS
- the lepB gene encoding signal peptidase I, whose product is MTSEKKNLATEVAEVQAETWWQKAWNSQRENLQIVIIALGLAILIRSLVAEPRFIPSDSMLPTLHVGDRVVVEKISYYLEPPKTGDIVVFAPPEQLQEQGFTEDQAFIKRVIGLPGQTVAVKKGLVYLNDKPLVEKYIAEPPKYQWGPYVVPENQYFVMGDNRNNSNDSSRWGFLPKKNIIGRAVVRFWPLERIGPL